Genomic segment of Thermofilaceae archaeon:
ATCGACGCGATGCTTCGGAACACGATGTCCCCCACGGTCGTGCAGGGCGGGAATAAGGTCAACATCATCCCCTCCTACTGCGAGTTGAGCGTCGACTGCAGACTCCTGCCGGGGTACGGGGAGGAGTGGGTGAAGAGCTACGTGGCTAGAGCGCTTGAGGGGTTGGAGTTCGAGCTCGAGTTCATCCATAGGGAGCCTGCAACCGAGAGCCCCCTCGACACGCCCCTCTTCCACGCCATCCAGGACGCTGTCCACTCGGAGGTTCCCGGAGCGCTGGTGGCACCCTACATGTCTACGGGGGGCACCGACTCGAGGTTCTTCAGAACCGCCTTCGGCAGCGTCGCGTACGGCTTCGTCCCACTGAGGGCCGACCTGCCCCTGAGGGAGCTGCTGAAGATGGTCCACGGGGTGGATGAAAGAGTGTCCATCAAGAACGTGGAGTTCTGCTACAGGGTTCTCACTAGAACTTTGGAAGGCTTCTACGCCAGGGTGAAGTGACGCCTGCAGCAGGGCTTCCAGCGTAGCCCTACCATCCCTCAAAGTTGTTCTGTATGGAAACAGCATTTAACCAAAGTTGTTCTCCATGAGAACAGTTTTAAGGGCGCGCAGCAGGTAGGCGCGTGAACAGGTCGGAGGACTTCAAGCGCGTGCTGGCGGAATGGAAGGTTTGGAAGCCACCGTGGATTGTGGAGCGGGAGGTTGAGCTCCCCCATGCGCTCCCCTCAATCGTCACGGTCGTGGGACCACGGCAGGCGGGTAAGACATTCCGGCTCTTCCAGCTGGTTCGCGAGCTAGTGGAAGCGGGTGTCCCGCGTGATAACATCCTCTACGTCAACTTCGAGCACGAGAGGTTGAGGAGGCTGGACGCGAACGACCTGGAGGAGATGCTGAAGGTGTACTTCCAGCTTTTCAAGCCGGACCCGGGCCACCCGATCTACCTCCTGCTGGACGAGGTTCAGCTGGTCGCGGACTGGGACAAGTGGGTGCGCCGCATCCACGATAGGGGAGGGTTCCGGCTCTACATCACCGGCTCCACCTCGAAGCTCACGAGCCGCGAGATCGCGGACTCCCTGCGCGGCAGGAGCGCGGACTACCTCGTGCTCCCCTTCAGCTTCCGGGAGTTCCTCAAGGCTAGGGGCTTCGAGGTCGGCGACGCGGAGGTCCTCACCTACCTGGAGGAGAGGGGTAGGGTCCTGGGGCTGCTCGAGGAGTACCTCGTCTACGGCGGCTTCCCGCGCGTCGTGCTGACCGAGGACCCGGAGGAGAAGAGGCGCGTGCTCAAGGCCCACTACGAGGCGATCTTCTACCGTGACCTCGTCGATAGGTGCAAGCTCGACCCCGAGCTGCTCGACGCCCTGCTGACCGCACTGATCTCCAGCTTCGCGGGGCTCTACAGCGCGTCGAAGCTGCACAACTACGTCAAATCGCTGGGCTTGCGCTGCAGCAAAGCAACCCTCATCAAGTACGTCTCCTGCGCCCAGCAAGCGTACCTCCTCTTCCTTTCCCAGATCCACTCGCCCTCCGCTAGAAGCAGGCGACAGTACCCGAGAAAGGCATACGTGGTTGACAACGGGATCATCACCACCCTCGTTCCGGAGGCCGCCGAGAACCTTGGGAGGCTGATGGAGAACGCGGTCGCCGTCGAGCTTGTGAGGAGGG
This window contains:
- a CDS encoding M20/M25/M40 family metallo-hydrolase, whose product is AVMLRVFLDFAETGKFRGKLIYAATADEEMGGRMGAGWLVGNHPDLVKADYVINEGGGFEHPGRRSLFLVQTAEKGVFWFKLKFKGRPGHASMPKSGDNALLKAAEAARRLGAKQPPVDLKLPAKRMIAGFLEARGVPPPLRALLATRFGAGLIVKLAGDSAPMIDAMLRNTMSPTVVQGGNKVNIIPSYCELSVDCRLLPGYGEEWVKSYVARALEGLEFELEFIHREPATESPLDTPLFHAIQDAVHSEVPGALVAPYMSTGGTDSRFFRTAFGSVAYGFVPLRADLPLRELLKMVHGVDERVSIKNVEFCYRVLTRTLEGFYARVK
- a CDS encoding ATP-binding protein produces the protein MNRSEDFKRVLAEWKVWKPPWIVEREVELPHALPSIVTVVGPRQAGKTFRLFQLVRELVEAGVPRDNILYVNFEHERLRRLDANDLEEMLKVYFQLFKPDPGHPIYLLLDEVQLVADWDKWVRRIHDRGGFRLYITGSTSKLTSREIADSLRGRSADYLVLPFSFREFLKARGFEVGDAEVLTYLEERGRVLGLLEEYLVYGGFPRVVLTEDPEEKRRVLKAHYEAIFYRDLVDRCKLDPELLDALLTALISSFAGLYSASKLHNYVKSLGLRCSKATLIKYVSCAQQAYLLFLSQIHSPSARSRRQYPRKAYVVDNGIITTLVPEAAENLGRLMENAVAVELVRRGWELRYWREYGRREGREVDFVLIQGLKVRQLVQVTYASSRSEVKGRELEALRKAGEELGCRDALIITWDYEGREEFEGLEVRYTPLWKWLLNRG